A single region of the Ziziphus jujuba cultivar Dongzao chromosome 10, ASM3175591v1 genome encodes:
- the LOC107407216 gene encoding protein ILITYHIA, translating into MANSSEPLVSIAESVSTSSTKKRVRIFRHELPSVLNNSEMCTEIASLLVDIIFKTLYIYDDRGSRIAVDDAITKALGEVIFMKSFAAALLQAMEKQAKFQSHVGCYRLLHWSCILFSKSAFATVSKNAFCRVATAQASLLHIVMQRSFHEQRACKRTFFHLFSQSPDIYKIYIEEFKDARIPYKDSSELLGLLMEFSSKSPSFFEQGKPTFLDIYVKAVLSAREKPAKGLSEAFHPLFTNMLHEDFQSIVVPASVKMLKRNPEIVLESVGILLKSVNLDTSKYALEILSVVLPQARHADDVRRIEALAIVRCLSIKSSNPDSLEAMFHAVKAVIGGAEGRLAFPYQRIGMIKALQELAGAPDGKHINHLSQTICSYLLSCYKDDGNEEVKLSALSALGSWASRSCDAVQPNLVSFITSGLKEKEALRRGHLRCLRSIFKNADAILLMSSLLAPLVQLVKTGFTKAVQRLDGIYALLLVGKIAAVDLKAEEVLVKEKLWSLVSQNEPSLVPIHMASKLSTEDCMACIDLLEVLLLEHQCRVLDTFSARLLLQLIVFLMCHPCWEIRRMAYDVTRKIITAAPQLTEILLVEFMNFMSVLAEKLCISKSSDTDNSLDTQVPFIPSTEVSIKALVVISSAALAATPSAFVQVLLCAHHPYVVGTAKRDTVWRRLCKCLRTCGSDVSGIISANVENLCKGLFGLMGLKSANPLEQQAAISSLSSLMSISPGETYSEFDKYLKDFPDRYSHDALSESDIRIFHTPEGMLSSEQGVYVAESVAAKNMKQAKGRYRVYEDDNDEDHSISNNSVKREPTSRKDTAKSTKKPDKGKTAKEEARESLLREEASVREKVREIKNNLSLILRALGEMAIANPIFAHSQLPSLVKFVNPLLRSPLVGDVAYETMVKLSRCTVPPLCNWALDIATALRLIVTEEDRVVLDLIPSVVEGEENKKPSLGLFERIIDGLSVSCKSGPLPVDSFTFVFPILERVLLYSKKTGLHDDVLRILYMHLDPLLPLPRLRMLSVLYHVLGIVPAYQASIGPALNELCLGLLPDEVAPALYGVYAKDVHVRMACLNAVRCIPAVANRSLPENVEVATSIWIALHDPQKSVAETAEDIWDRYGYEFGTDYSGLFKALSHINYNVRVAAAEALAAALDECPDTIQESLSTLFSLYIRDAGSIEDNFDGGWLGRQGVALALLSAADVLRTKDLPVVMTFLISRALADPNADVRGRMLNAGIMIIDKHGRDNVSLLFPIFENYLNKKASDEEKYDLVREGVVIFTGALAKHLAKGDPKVHTVIEKLLDVLNTPSEAVQRAVSACLSPLMQSKQDDAPALVSRLLDQLMKSDKYGERRGAAFGLAGVVKGFGISCLKKYGIVVALREGLVDRNSAKRREGALLGFECLCETLGRLFEPYVIQMLPLLLVSFSDQVVAVREAAECAARAMMSQLTAQGVKLVLPSLLKGLEDKAWRTKQSSVQLLGAMAYCAPEQLSQCLPKIVPKLTEVLTDTHPKVQSAGQTALQQVGSVIQNPEISSLVPTLLMGLTDPNDHTKYSLDILLQTTFVNSIDAPSLALLVPIVHRGLRERSADTKKKAAQIAGNMCSLVTEPKDMIPYIGLLLPEVKKVLVDPIPEVRSVAARAIGSLIRGMGEENFPDLVPWLLDTLKSDNSNVERSGAAQGLSEVLAALGTEYFEHLLPDIIRSCSHPRASVRDGYLTLFKYFPRSLGIQFQNYLQQVLPAILDGLADENESVREAALGAGHVLVEHYATTSLPLLLPAVEDGIFNDSWRIRQSSVELLGDLLFKVAGTSGKALLEGGSDDEGSSTEAHGRAIIEVLGRDKRNEVLAALYMVRADVSLSVRQAALHVWKTIVANTPKTLKEIMPVLMNTLITSLASSSSERRQVAGRSLGELVRKLGERVLPLIIPILSRGLKDPDTSRRQGVCIGLSEVMASAGKSQLLSFMDELIPTIRTALCDSMPEVRESAGLAFSTLYKSAGMQAIDEIVPTLLHALEGDTSDTALDGLKQILSVRTSAVLPHILPKLVHLPLSAFNAHALGALAEVAGPGLNFHLGTVLPALLAAMGGEDKDVQTLAREAAETVVLVIDEEGVESLISELLKAASDSQASIRRSSSYLIGYFFKHSKLYLVDEAPNMISTLIVLLSDSDSATVMVSWEALSRVVNSVPKEVLPTYIKVVRDAVSTSRDKERRKKKGGPILIPGFCLPKALQPLLPIFLQGLISGSAELREQAALGLGELIEVTSEKSLKEFVIQITGPLIRIIGDRFPWQVKSAILATLTIMIRKGGIALKPFLPQLQTTFVKCLQDSTRTVRSSAALALGKLSALSTRVDPLVCDLLAILQASDGGIREAILSALKGVLKHAGKSISSAVRARIYNLLKDLIHHDDDQVRITAASILGILSQYMEDAQLTELRKELSNLASSPGWSARHGSVLTISSMLRHNPSSIFVSSEFASILNHLTASLKDEKFPLREASTKAFGRLLLHQVQSDSSNTSVLLDIVSSLVSALHDESSEVRRRALSALKAVAKANPSAMAAHVNLIGPALAECLKDGSTPVRLAAERCSLHIFQLTKGTENVQAAQKFITGLDARRISKFSEYSDDSDDSEDDTASG; encoded by the exons AAATGTGTACAGAGATTGCATCCCTTTTGGtagatataatatttaaaacgcTGTATATTTATGATGATCGAGGATCAAGGATAGCTGTTGATGACGCGATTACGAAAGCTCTAGGTGAGGTTATTTTCATGAAAAGCTTTGCAGCAGCTCTTCTTCAGGCAATGGAAAAGCAGGCAAAGTTCCAATCACATGTAGGCTGCTACAGGCTTCTCCATTGGTCATGCATTCTCTTTAGCAAGAGTGCATTTGCCACAGTTTCGAAGAATGCTTTTTGTAGAGTAGCCACAGCCCAGGCATCATTGCTTCATATTGTCATGCAAAGGTCTTTCCATGAGCAAAGGGCTTGCAAACGgacattttttcatttattttctcaG tcACCGGATATCTACAAAATCTATATAGAGGAATTCAAGGATGCAAGAATCCCTTACAAAGATTCTTCTGAACTGTTAGGGTTGTTAATGGAATTCTCAAGTAAATCACCTTCTTTCTTTGAACAAGGCAAG CCGACATTTCTTGATATATATGTTAAAGCAGTTCTAAGTGCAAGAGAGAAGCCTGCAAAGGGTCTTAGTGAAGCATTTCATCCCCTTTTTACAAATATGTTGCATGAAGATTTTCAAAGTATTGTGGTTCCGGCTTCTGTCAAAATGTTGAAGCGCAACCCTGAGATTGTGTTAGAGTCAGTTGGAATTCTTTTGAAATCGGTCAACCTTGACACGAGCAAGTATGCCCTTGAAATTCTTTCTGTGGTTTTGCCACAGGCTCGGCATGCAGATGACGTCAGAAGAATTGAGGCGTTGGCTATAGTTAGGTGTTTGAGCATAAAGTCTAGCAATCCAGATTCTTTAGAAGCAATGTTTCATGCTGTCAAAGCTGTAATTGGAG GCGCAGAAGGCAGACTTGCATTTCCTTACCAGAgaattggaatgatcaaagcctTGCAAGAATTGGCTGGTGCTCCCGATGGGAAACACATCAATCACCTGTCGCAAACCATATGCAGTTATCTTCTATCTTGTTATAAGGATGATG GAAATGAGGAGGTTAAGCTTTCAGCTTTATCAGCTTTAGGGTCTTGGGCATCCCGATCTTGTGATGCTGTTCAACCTAATCTTGTTTCGTTTATCACTTCTGGTCTTAAGGAGAAGGAAGCATTAAGGAGGGGGCATCTTCGTTGTTTGCGATCCATATTCAAAAATGCTGATGCTATCTTATTG ATGTCATCCCTATTGGCACCTCTTGTCCAACTTGTAAAAACTGGTTTTACAAAGGCAGTTCAACGTTTGGATGGTATATATGCTTTGTTATTAGTGGGAAAAATTGCGGCAGTTGACCTCAAAGCAG AGGAGGTTCTGGTGAAGGAGAAGCTATGGTCTTTGGTATCTCAAAATGAACCTTCACTTGTTCCAATACATATG GCTTCAAAATTATCTACGGAGGATTGCATGGCATGTATTGATCTCCTCGAGGTGCTGCTGTTAGAACATCAGTGCAG GGTTTTAGATACTTTTTCAGCTAGATTATTGCTACAG TtgattgtctttttgatgtgcCATCCATGTTGGGAAATTCGTAGAATGGCTTATGATGTTACCAGAAAGATAATTACTGCTGCTCCACAGTTAACCGAGATTCTTTTAGttgaatttatgaattttatgtCTGTACTTGCAGAGAAACTCTGTATTTCAAAATCAAG TGACACAGATAATTCTTTGGATACTCAAGTACCCTTCATACCATCTACTGAGGTTTCAATAAAGGCTCTAGTTGTGATATCATCGGCAGCACTTGCTGCTACTCCAAGTGCATTTGTGCAAGTTTTACTCTGTGCACATCATCCATATGTGGTTGGCACTGCAAAAAGAGATACAGTTTGGAGG aGGCTTTGTAAATGCTTGCGTACTTGTGGTTCTGACGTCTCTGGTATTATATCTGCCAATGTGGAGAATTTGTGCAAG GGTCTTTTTGGATTAATGGGATTGAAGAGTGCCAATCCACTTGAACAACAAGCTGCAATTTCTTCTTTGTCCTCTTTGATGTCTATATCACCTGGAGAAACCTACTCTGAGTTTGACAAG TACTTGAAAGATTTCCCAGACCGCTATTCACATGATGCACTTTCAGAAAGTGACATTCGG ATATTCCATACTCCTGAGGGCATGCTTTCCAGTGAGCAAGGTGTTTATGTTGCAGAGTCTGTTGCTGCTAAGAACATGAAGCAAGCAAAAGGTCGTTATCGGGTGTATGAGGATGACAATGATGAG GACCATTCCATTTCTAATAATTCTGTAAAACGAGAGCCAACCAGTAGAAAGGATACTGCTAAGTCAACAAAGAAGCCTG atAAAGGGAAGACTGCAAAAGAGGAGGCGAGGGAATCACTACTTCGGGAGGAGGCATCTGTACGTGAGAAAGTGCgtgaaataaaaaacaatttatctCTGATTCTTAGAGCTCTTGGGGAGATGGCCATTGCTAATCCTATTTTTGCACACAGTCAACTACCCTCCCTG GTCAAGTTTGTTAATCCATTATTAAGGTCACCATTAGTAGGTGATGTGGCCTATGAAACGATGGTGAAGCTCTCAAGATGCACTGTCCCACCTCTCTGTAATTGGGCCCTTGACATTGCCACAGCTTTACGTTTAATTGTTACTGAGGAAGATCGAGTAGTGTTGGATCTCATTCCATCTGTTGTCGAAggggaagaaaacaaaaaaccttcTCTGGGTCTTTTTGAACGAATAATTGATGGCCTATCTGTATCTTGTAAATCTGGACCTCTTCCTGTTGATTCATTTACTTTTGTTTTCCCT ATATTGGAAAGGGTTCTGTTATACTCTAAGAAGACAGGATTACATGATGATGTGCTTCGGATTCTTTATATGCACTTGGATCCCCTGCTACCCCTTCCTAGGCTTCGAATGTTATCA GTTCTTTATCACGTTCTTGGTATTGTTCCGGCTTATCAAGCTTCAATTGGACCCGCTTTGAATGAGTTGTGTCTAGGTCTTCTACCTGATGAAGTGGCTCCT GCTCTATATGGAGTTTATGCAAAAGATGTCCATGTAAGAATGGCTTGTCTAAATGCCGTTAGATGCATTCCTGCTGTTGCTAACCGATCTCTTCCTGAAAATGTTGAAGTTGCTACAAGCATTTGGATTGCATTACATGATCCGCAGAAG TCAGTTGCAGAAACAGCAGAGGATATTTGGGATCGCTACGGGTATGAGTTTGGGACTGACTATTCTGGACTTTTTAAAGCGCTGTCCCATATCAACTATAATGTACGTGTGGCTGCTGCGGAGGCATTAGCTGCGGCTTTGGATGAATGCCCAGATACCATTCAG GAATCTTTGTCTACGTTATTTTCTTTGTACATCCGTGATGCTGGTTCCATTGAGGACAACTTTGATGGTGGCTGGTTGGGTAGACAAGGAGTAGCATTAGCATTGCTCTCTGCTGCTGATGTACTGAGAACAAAAGACCTTCCTGTTGTCATGACATTCCTGATTTCACGAGCACTG GCAGATCCTAATGCAGATGTTCGAGGAAGAATGCTTAATGCTGGCATTATGATTATTGATAAGCATGGCAGAGATAATGTTTCCTTGTTATTTCCAATTTTTGAGAACTATCTAAACAAAAAG GCATCGGATGAAGAGAAATATGATTTGGTTCGTGAGGGTGTTGTTATTTTTACTGGAGCTCTGGCAAAGCATTTGGCAAAG GGTGATCCTAAAGTTCATACTGTCATAGAGAAGTTGTTGGATGTGTTAAACACTCCTTCAGAAGCTGTTCAACGGGCAGTCTCAGCATGCCTGTCTCCATTAATGCAGTCAAAGCAA GATGATGCACCAGCTCTTGTTTCTAGGCTTTTGGATCAACTCATGAAGAGTGACAAGTATGGGGAGCGTCGTGGAGCAGCTTTTGGGCTTGCTGGAGTGGTCAAGGGATTTGGAATCTCTTGCTTGAAGAAGTATGGCATTGTGGTTGCACTACGAGAAGGTCTTGTAGACAG GAATTCTGCAAAACGTCGTGAAGGAGCTTTGCTGGGATTTGAGTGCCTTTGTGAGACACTTGGAAGATTGTTTGAACC GTATGTAATTCAGATGTTACCACTGCTATTGGTTTCGTTCTCTGATCAAGTTGTTGCAGTTCGTGAAGCTGCTGAGTGTGCTGCTCGTGCAATGATGTCTCAACTTACTGCCCAGGGGGTCAAGCTGGTCCTTCCATCTCTTTTAAAG GGTCTTGAAGATAAAGCTTGGCGAACAAAGCAAAGTAGCGTCCAACTACTTGGTGCTATGGCCTACTGTGCTCCTGAGCAGTTGTCTCAGTGTCTCCCAAAGATTGTACCGAAACTGACTGAG GTTTTGACAGATACCCACCCTAAAGTCCAGTCAGCTGGGCAAACAGCACTTCaacag GTTGGGAGTGTAATACAGAATCCAGAAATATCTTCCCTTGTCCCTACTCTTCTGATGGGTCTTACAGATCCCAATGACCATACTAAATATTCCCTTGATATTCTGCTGCAA ACAACATTTGTTAATTCAATTGATGCTCCTTCGCTTGCACTTTTGGTGCCGATAGTACATAGAGGGCTGAGGGAAAGGAGCGCTGACACCAAAAAGAAAGCAGCACAAATAGCTGGAAATATGTGTTCATTAGTTACAGAACCTAAGGATATGATTCCTTATATAGGATTGCTTCTTCCTGAAGTGAAAAAG GTTCTTGTGGATCCAATTCCAGAAGTTCGTTCAGTTGCAGCAAGGGCCATTGGATCTCTTATTCGTGGTATGGGAGAAGAAAACTTCCCAGATCTTGTTCCGTGGTTGTTAGATACACTGAAATCTGATAATAGCAATGTTGAGCGCTCTGGAGCTGCTCAAGGGTTGAGTGAG gttttagcTGCTCTTGGAACTGAATACTTTGAGCATTTACTTCCCGATATCATTCGAAGCTGTTCTCATCCAAGGGCGTCTGTACGTGATGGATATTTAACATTGTTCAAG TATTTCCCAAGGTCATTGGGTATCCAGTTCCAGAACTATTTACAGCAGGTGTTGCCTGCCATATTAGATG GACTTGCCGATGAAAATGAATCTGTCCGTGAAGCAGCATTGGGTGCAGGGCATGTCCTGGTTGAACATTATGCAACAAC GTCTCTGCCTTTGCTTCTTCCTGCTGTGGAGGATGGCATATTTAACGATAGTTGGCGTATTCGACAAAGCTCCGTAGAATTGTTAGGTGATCTGTTATTTAAG GTTGCAGGAACTTCTGGCAAAGCTTTGCTTGAGGGTGGTAGTGATGATGAGGGTTCAAGTACTGAAGCTCATGGGCGGGCTATCATTGAGGTTCTTGGAAGGGATAAACGTAACGAGGTCCTTGCTGCATTGTATATGGTTAGAGCTGATGTCAGCCTATCCGTACGTCAG GCTGCCCTGCATGTGTGGAAAACAATTGTGGCTAATACCCCAAAGACACTGAAGGAAATAATGCCAGTTTTGATGAATACACTAATCACTTCTCTTGCATCATCTTCATCGGAGAGGCGACAG GTTGCTGGGCGATCCCTGGGTGAGCTTGTTAGGAAGCTTGGTGAAAGAGTTCTTCCTTTGATTATCCCAATTTTATCCAGAGGATTGAAGGACCCAGACACAAGCAGAAGACAA GGTGTATGCATTGGTTTGAGCGAGGTGATGGCAAGTGCTGGCAAAAGTCAGTTATTGAGTTTCATGGATGAGCTCATCCCTACTATTCGGACAGCTCTTTGTGATAG CATGCCTGAGGTTCGTGAGTCTGCAGGCTTAGCATTTAGCACTCTTTACAAG AGTGCTGGGATGCAAGCAATTGACGAAATTGTTCCAACTCTTTTACATGCTTTGGAGGGTGATACTTCTGATACTGCCCTTGATGGCCTCAAACAAATTTTAAG TGTGCGGACTTCAGCTGTTTTGCCCCATATATTGCCGAAGCTGGTTCATCTTCCTCTTTC TGCCTTCAATGCACATGCTTTAGGAGCTTTAGCTGAGGTTGCTGGGCCTGGTCTTAATTTTCATCTTGGTACTGTTCTTCCTGCATTACTCGCTGCAATGGGTGGTGAGGATAAG GATGTTCAAACTTTGGCAAGAGAGGCTGCAGAAACTGTGGTTTTGGTAATTGATGAGGAAGGTGTAGAATCTCTCATATCAGAGCTTCTTAAAGCTGCCAGTGACAGCCAG GCTTCAATAAGACGAAGTTCTTCATATTTGATAGGATATTTTTTCAAACACAGCAAATTATATTTGGTTGATGAAGCTCCAAACATGATATCTACCCTGATTGTCTTACTTAGTGATTCGGATTCAGCGACCGTTATG GTTTCTTGGGAGGCTTTGTCAAGAGTTGTAAATTCTGTTCCCAAAGAGGTACTcccaacatatattaaagtagTACGTGATGCTGTATCTACTTCCAGAGATAAAGAGCGGAGGAAAAAGAAG GGAGGACCGATTCTCATACCTGGATTTTGTTTACCGAAAGCACTTCAACCGTTACTTCCGATATTTCTCCAA GGTCTCATAAGTGGGTCTGCTGAATTAAGAGAGCAAGCGGCTCTTGGTCTTGGGGAACTGATTGAGGTGACTAGTGAAAAATCGTTGAAAGAGTTTGTCATTCAAATAACAGG GCCCCTTATTCGGATAATAGGTGATAGGTTTCCTTGGCAGGTGAAGAGTGCCATTTTAGCTACCTTAACCATCATGATAAGAAAGGGCGGAATTGCCTTAAAACCTTTTCTTCCTCAGCTACAAACAACATTTGTTAAGTGTCTACAGGACAGCACAAG GACTGTTCGTTCAAGTGCTGCTCTTGCACTGGGGAAGCTTAGTGCTCTCAGTACCAGGGTTGACCCGTTAGTTTGTGATCTCCTTGCAATTTTGcag GCATCAGATGGTGGGATACGGGAGGCAATTTTGTCTGCGTTAAAAGGTGTCCTAAAGCATGCTGGAAAGAGCATTAGCAGTGCTGTTAGAGCTCGCATCTATAATCTCCTAAAGGATTTGATTCATCATGATGATGATCAGGTTCGAATAACTGCAGCAAGCATATTGGGTATATTGTCGCAG TACATGGAAGATGCTCAGCTGACTGAGCTTCGTAAGGAACTTTCAAATTTGGCCTCCTCTCCAGGCTGGTCTGCTAGGCATGGTTCTGTACTCACGATCTCATCCATGCTCAGGCACAACCCATCCAGCATTTTTGTCTCTTCAGAGTTTGCTTCTATTTTGAACCACCTTACAGCCAGCTTGAAAGATGAAAAG TTCCCTCTTCGTGAAGCTTCAACTAAGGCTTTTGGGAGACTTCTATTACATCAAGTTCAAAGTGATTCATCCAATACTTCAGTCCTTTTGGATATTGTTTCATCTCTTGTGTCAGCATTGCATGATGAGTCTAGTGAAGTCAGGAGAAGGGCATTATCTGCTCTGAAAGCAGTTGCAAAA GCCAATCCTTCTGCCATGGCGGCCCATGTTAATCTTATTGGCCCTGCGCTAGCTGAGTGTTTAAAGGATGGAAGTACTCCAGTGAGACTTGCTGCTGAAAGATGTTCTCTGCACATCTTCCAACTGACAAAGG GTACAGAAAATGTCCAAGCTGCTCAAAAATTCATAACAGGTTTGGATGCAAGGCGGATATCAAAGTTCTCTGAATATAG TGATGACAGTGACGACAGTGAAGATGATACGGCTAGTGGCTAA